The sequence AAGGTAGTCCTTTCATCATTGTGAGGATAGAAACAAGATCGCCGTAAACCCTTCCTGTCTTACCCCTTATAAGCTCAGCCATATCAGGGTTGCGCTTTTGCGGCATAATGCTTGAGCCGGTTGTAAATTCATCCCCCAGATCTAAAAAGTCAAATTCTTTCGAAGACCAGAGTACAAATTCCTCAGATATTCGGCTTAAGTGCATCATAAGCGTGCTTGAGGCGGATATGAACTCAACAATGAAATCACGATCGCTTACACTGTCAACACTATTGTTTGTTATATCGGCAAAACCCAGCAGCCTGGCAACCATTTTTCTGTTTATAGGAAAACTTGTACCAGCTCCAGCACCGGCTCCGAGGGGAGAAGCATTTATACGTTTAAGGCAGTCTATATAACGTTCCCTATCCCTCTTTAGCATCTCAAATAGTGCTAGTAGCTGGTGGGATAAAAGTATAGGTTGTCCGCGTTGCACATGTGTGTAAAGAGGTATTACAGCGTCTATGTTCTCATCGGACAATTCAACCAGCCTAGTGCAGATAGCCTCTATTAAGTCTATAATTTCATCTATTTCTTCCCTTAGATAAAGACGCATGTCGAGCGCAACCTGATCGTTACGGCTGCGTGCAGTATGTATCTTTCCGCCTATGTCCCCAATTTTTTCTATAAGTCGGCGCTCGATATTTAGATGAATATCCTCAAGCTCTTGTCTGAAAGGAAACTTTCCTGACTCAATCTCTTTTTCAATCTGCTTAAGACCCTTTATGATTTGATCAGCTTCTTTTTTTAATATTATCTTCTGGCTGGCAAGCATGGTTGCATGTGCAATACTGCCTTGGATATCCTCCTTATATAGCCTCTTATCAAAATCTATAGAGGCAGAGAACTTCTCGGCAACCTTGTGAGTTCCTTTCTTAAATCTTCCGGCCCAAGCTTTCTTTCCCAATTTATTTCTCCTTTAAAGTCATTATATTACCAACATTTTAGATAAGTTAGAACAGTTTAATTCACAAACTCTATCATGATGTCTGAGAAATATATAGTAAGGCTGAGAAAAATTGCTTTAAGTTAAATGGATTTTAACGCTGAGATCGCTTCATTTACATGCGCTTTATAATTAAGTTGGGAGGAGTAAATGTGGCGAACAATGCCATCTTTGTCTATGACATAAGTGACCCTCCCAGGGAGTATTCCCAACGTTTTAGGCACGCCGTATTCCTTTCTAACGTCTTCATCGGGGTCACTTAAAAGTTTGAACGGAAGTGAATGGGCATCAGAAAACTGCTTATGTGATTCTACTGTGTCAGAGCTGATACCAAGTACCTCGGCATTTTCTATTTCCTTGAATTGCTCAATGTTATCCCTGAAGTGGCAAACCTCTTTAGTACATACCGCTGTGTTATCTTTTGGGTAAAAGAAAAGCACGACAGGGCTTTTCCCTAGAAAGTCTTGAAGCTCTATTGCTTCACCGGTATCAGAAAATAAGGCAAAATTTGGAGCAGTATCGCCAATTTTAACTATTTGTGCCAAAATGCTATCTCGTATGTTATGGATTTAGAGTTAGGTTACCTAATTTTTCAAAAATGCTTAGAAATTAATTAGGATCTATTATCCAGGATGGTGAAAAGACTTAGTATTTCCCTAAGGTGGCGAGTATTAAGAAAGTTTTCTCTTACAAATTCTTTGGCTTTAGCGCCAATCTGCCTCATCTTTTCGGGATTTTGAAGAAGCTCTCTTATTCTTAACGCGGCTCCTTCTGGGGAATCGACTAAAAACCCTGTGTGGTGGTTTACTATCTGAAGTCTAATTCCTCCAGTGTTGCCTCCGATAACTGGTTTTCCTTTCCACATAGCCTCGGTCACTGTTAGCCCAAAACCTTCTTTTAATGATTTTTGAAGAATAATGTCCGAAGCTCTTTGAAGTGCGTTTATTGTTATGTGTGCGTCGGGGGGCAAAAGTAATATATGTATATCTTTATCATCCCCTGCCGCCTCTCTTACCTCTTTAAGAACTTCTTCTCCCTCTGGATCATCAGTTGCTCCACCACCCGCTAATACTAGTTGTATTTTAGGCACAGATTCCACTACAAGCCTAGCAGATTCCTTTACAAGCTTATAAGTTTTGATTACGCCTATAGGGTCTTTAAAGCGGTCATATCTAGAGACCTGAAGCATTATTGGTCTCTGTGGATCGAGGTTAAATTCTTCATATACAGATTCTATCTGAGCCTGATCAAGGTCCATGTTTTTCTCGCTAAGCGGGTCAATACTTGGTGGGATCAAATACTGAGTATGAGGAAGCTCCTGTGCATAGTCTGCTAGAGAGAAAAAGCTGGCGTCATAGTCTTTTACATATTGGCTCAAGAAATTCCACACCGGCGGATATGGATTGCTTGCATCTATATGACATCGCCAAACCCACTTTCCTTTTCTATTTGGGCAAAGTTGTAAAAGTGGCGCTGGCTGAGGGTCGTGGATAATAACGTAGTCAGCATCTTCTAAGATAGGGCGAAGTGTTTGGGCATTTTTTGCATTGGTTTCCTTATATGCTTCGAGTAAATCATTTGATATATCAACAGCGTCTCCCTGAAGCGCATTGTGCATGCTTTTTGTGCATTGATAAAACTTATCCTCGCCGGTGATTACCTCCCAGCTTGTCTCAATCCCAAGCTCGTTCATGAGCGGCACCATTTTCATAAGTATCTCGGCCACTCCTCCGCCTACTCGGGTGGAGTTCACATGCACAAATTTTTTCCCTTTCATTGGAGCTGAGAGCTGCTTCAGTTTTTCTACTGCTTCTTCACCCGCAACTCTTGCATATGAGTTAAGAAGTTCGCTCAATTGCTTTCTCCTTTGAAAAAGTCTGTAAATATTTGAGCGCTTCTAGATCTTATCTCTTCTAATGTAAGAAAATAGCAATCTAGGTTATCAATAATTTCTATAGTTAAGGCTTTATGATCGTTTTGACCTAACCACTGGTATATGTTCTCGGAGGGCAGATTGGTGTAAATATAATGATAATATATGCTGCCTAAGGATAACTCACCGAATACGTTTGGAAGCTCATTGGGTTTGTTAATAACAATATCTGTGTCAAATACAACTATTTCTGAGCGTGTGAACTGGAATTGTTCACCTTCTTTGCTGTTTTGATATGATTGGTTTTCTTCAATGTGTGAATCCAGAACTTCAATTAACTTTTTTCTTATATCTTCAGCGTCATAGCCAAGGGGATTGATTAAACCTAACCTCTCGGTAAGTTTGTTGTCATGAAGACTATTATAAGCCCACATTGCAAAGTCATTGTAATACTCAGGCTTTTCAAAAGCTGGCCTAAGCTTTCTATTCCAAAAATGATAAAAGATTGATCCAGGATGAATCGTAATTATTGCGTCACGCAACTCCTGTATATTTTGCGCCCTGATGCCAGTAGCAATTTTGAGCATTGCACAATCTTTAATCTTTAAAGGTTGTATATTTTCTGTTTTCGAAGTCATAATTAGAGACGTAAGTATAGAGTCTTTTTGCTAATACTCAATGCCAGAAATAAAAAAGATAAGGAGATGAACATGGAAGTGTTTGAGTGCGTTTCGACTTTAAGTTCTATAAGGAGTTATCATGACAAAAAAGTGCCAGACGATATTGTGATGGAAGTTATTGAAGCAGGTAGGCTTGCGCCAAGTGCTCATAACGATCAGCCCTGGGAATTTATCCTCATAAGAGATAAATCGATACTCCAAGAGATGCCCAAGTACTGCTTAAGCGGGAGCTTTATCGCACAGGTAGATTTCGCCGTAGTTGTTGTAACGGACCCGTCCTCGAAATGGCATGAGATAGACAGCACGCGCGCTGTACAGAATATGGTACTCACAGCATGGAGTCATAAGCTTGGGTGTTGTTGGATAGGAAGGCTTGAGAAAAAAGGGCTTATGGAATATTTAGATATTCCAAAGCATTTAAATGTCTTAACTGTTCTTCCTTTTGGCTATTTTGATGAGAGAATGATCAGCTCAGTAAAATTCAGAAAAGACCCATCGCAGGTATTTCATTTAAATGCATACGGCACTAGGCTTTAGAATAGTCAATTAATTTGAACTGCGGAATGTATGAGTTCTTATCCCCGCAGCTTTTTATGACCTTAACGGCATTTTTTTGCTGCCTTATTTTTATTTTGTGGATCATTTCATCAGATTTGGTTTCAAACTTAATATTAGATTTTTTATCTCCCTTCTTAACACTTTTTAAACTCACTTCTGTTATCTCTGATATTCCTGTTTCAAGCCTAAGGTAAAATTCTGCGGCCTGAACGAAAGGTTCATAGCACGAACGCCCTCGGTAGTGAGCTATATTAATTTCCCCATCTTCATACTCTTTTATTATCCCCTCTGCTGCTTGTCCTTCTGTAACCCTTCCGTAAATAAGCCCATGAGGCAGACACACAAAGGTCGATGCAAATCTGTGCCCGCCTATATGATTGACTTCCCATATTTGTCGGCCATTAGGGCCTTTGGCAACATCCAAATAAACCGGCATCCCAAACTTGCCGCAGCAGGTGTCATACTCTCCGTTGGTGCAGATTGCATATATTTTTTCATCTGATAAATGATCTTTGGATTTTAGGATTTTTTTTAATTTTATTGATAGCAACTCCTCATAGTCTTTAAACTTTATCTTGTAGAGCCTAGGGCTTTTTTCGGTCGAAACGGCTATGAATAAAGTTAGATAATCGTCCGAATTGTCATGCTTTTTAATAAGCTGAAGACGTGAGCTTGATATGGATTTAAGTTCTTTTTGTATGTGGGATTTTACTTTTTTAGGGATTCTACTGTCTTTAAAAGCACTTCCTGACCAGTGCCCCCTATACTCAACTAGAAGCCATATGTCAGCCCTGGTTGCGGTTCCAAACATCTCTTCATTTGCATTTAGAGAGCTCTCGGTACATAGAATTTTATTTTTTATTGGCATTTTATACTCTTATTGTTTAGTATTGCTTCCGTAGATTTTTTCAGCGCTCAAATTATACATGAAAAAGGATATGAAATGAGTAAGAGAGTAATCGGCATAGATATTGGCGGAACAAATCTAAGAGGCGCACTTGTAGATGAAAATGGCAATATTCTAAAAAGAATGCAGATATTATCAGAGGCAGATGAGGGCATTCGTAAACTGGTTGATAATCTCGCAGCATTTATAAATGAGATAAGCCATGGTCACAATGTTGGTCACATAGGGGTCGGGATACCTGGGATAATTGATTCCAAAAATGGAGTAATTACTCAGGCGCCAAATATATTAAACGTAGATGATTTTCCACTACGAGAAGTGCTCGATGATAAATTAGGAGGGGTTGTAAGCGTTGTTATAGAAAACGATGCCAATAGCGCTGCTCTTGGGGAGTGGTGGATGGGAGCAGGAAAACAGATTAATTCTATGCTTATGATAACTATGGGTACTGGAGTCGGCGGAGGAATAATCTTAGATAATAAACTCTGGACCGGATCAGACGGAATGGCAGGAGAGATAGGTCATATCACAATTTATCCAGATGGCGCAAAATGTAACTGCGGCAACTATGGCTGTCTTGAGAGCTACGCATCTGCAACGGCTATAAGGCGAATGGTTCATGAGGGGCTTGAAGACATGAGTCAGGCTACAAGTTTAAGGGATGACGTAAAGGGAGCACAAGTTGAGGACATCCCTGAGATTGTGGCAAACGCGGCAATAGCTGGCGATAATTATTCACTTAGGATTTGGGAAGAGGTTGGTAAGGCTCTTGGTATAGGGATAGCAAGCCTTGTCAATTTGCTCAACGTTGACATGATTGTCATTGGCGGCGGAGTATCAAACGCCTGGGATCTATTTATTTCCACACTCAGTGAAGAAGCTCACAGACGCGGCTTTAGAGCGCCAATGAAAAGAGCACAAATAATGAGAACTAAGTTAAAAGATGACGCCGGGATTCTTGGTGCATCTTATTTAGCACTCCAGAGTATTGATAAGAAGGATTAAACTTATTTTGGCCTGTTTAGTTTAAATCTTAGCACCTTGTTATTTTTATCTTGAACCTTAAATCTGTTGTCGATTCTAATACCACCAACCCACATGATCTCACCACCTGATAAGAATAAGGGTACCCTGGACCTCATAAATTTAGGTAGCTTAATATCCGTAAAGTAGTCCTGCAATTTTTTAGAGTCCCTCATACCAAGGGGTATAAATCGGTCACCCGGATTGAAATTCCTTACTTCTATAGGAAATGTAGCAGCATCTAAATCAAAATATGCTATAGATTCATCACTTTCATCTAAAGAATCAGTGCTTAAAATCGAGACTTCTACCTCAAGCTCAGGGAATCCCCATTTCCCCTCGGCGGTAATTTGATAGGAAAAACCACGCTCTAATTCTGCGCTGCTAGTTAGTAGAAAAGTTTCATAGCCTTTAACAACCAAGTTGCCTGCTGGAAGCTCAATCTCACCGGATGTAGAATCTGATAAAAGAAAATCATCAGCTGAAACTAGATGTGTTGAAGAGATGTTTTTTAAGCTTAAATATGCATTTTCCATAGCCGTTCTCAAGAGAGAGAACCTAAGGGTTTTTTCTAAGCTGCTATAGTTTCTTAAATCTCCAACTAATTCATCACCATTTCTACTAAATACTTGCTCAAAGTGTTTGTTAGCTTCTTTGGATATATACTCATCTTCTGATCTTAAAATATCGGCAGTTCTAGAAAGAGTCTCTTTAATCTGCGGGTTATATTGTACAAGCGATGGCATTAAGTCATGTCTCATCTTGTTTCTAAGGTGCTCATCAGATTTGTTTGTGGAATCCTCTACCCACTTAGCCCCTTTTGATCTGAGATAACTCTCAATTTCTTCTCTGCTTGTTTCAATTAGCGGCCTAACAATATTCTTTGATACAGGAGGTATGCCGGAGAGTCCTTTTGAGCCGCTTCCACGAATAAGCCTCATAAGCACAGTCTCTGCCTGGTCGTCTAATGTATGAGCGGTGGCGATTTTAGTCGCATAGTGCTTATTTAGCACTTGGTCAAAGAATTTATATCTAAGAGTCCTGGCAGCATCTTCAGTCGATAGGTTATGCTCCTCTTTATACTTTAGCGTATCAACCTCTCCGTAAACATAAGTAAGCCCTAGAGACTTTGAGCAATCTTTTACGAAATCAGCGTCTCTTTTTGCCTCTTCTCCCCTTATGCCGTGGTTTAAGTGTGCAACGATAAGTTCAAGACCATAGTCAATTAGTTCATTTAGAACGTAGAGCATAGCAATAGAGTCAGCTCCTCCCGAGACTCCTAGCACTACTTTCTCGCCCTGCGTTAGCATGCGGTATTTTTTAAGTGTCTTTGTTACTCTGGATAGCATTTTCCGAATTGTTTGTTGCCAGACCCGCAGACATGATGATTCTAAATGCGTCCTCTACTGAAATTGGTAGTTCTGTTACATCTTCTTCGGGAATCATTATATAATACCCGCTAGTAGGATTGGGAGTGGTAGGAACGAAAATACTAACGACCTTTCTTCCCGATTTGTTGTGGTGTTTGCCATCTTCTATTGTGCCAGTGATAAATCCGATTGAGTAAATTCCCTTTCTTGGATATTCAAACATAGCAACTCTCTTTAGGTTTTTCATACCCCTTCCCATAAGGGTTTCAATAATCTGCTTTGATGCTATGTATATAGTTCTTGCAAGAGGGATCTTGGTAATTATATATTCACCAAAACCAAGAAGCTTTCTGCCTAAGATATTTCTGGCAACAGCACCAACAATAAGCACGATCAGTAGTGCTCCAAGTAGACCAATAAGGAATAATATTGTTTGGGAAACTAGAGGGTTCTGTTGATTAAGAAGTTCACCAATAAATTTATTGGGTGCAGCGCTAACTAGCCCTATAATCCATGTTCCAAGCCAGTATAGTACCGCTATAGTAAGGGCGAACGGTATGGTAACCAGTACGCCTGTGAGTATGT is a genomic window of Thermodesulfobacteriota bacterium containing:
- a CDS encoding glycosyltransferase, yielding MSELLNSYARVAGEEAVEKLKQLSAPMKGKKFVHVNSTRVGGGVAEILMKMVPLMNELGIETSWEVITGEDKFYQCTKSMHNALQGDAVDISNDLLEAYKETNAKNAQTLRPILEDADYVIIHDPQPAPLLQLCPNRKGKWVWRCHIDASNPYPPVWNFLSQYVKDYDASFFSLADYAQELPHTQYLIPPSIDPLSEKNMDLDQAQIESVYEEFNLDPQRPIMLQVSRYDRFKDPIGVIKTYKLVKESARLVVESVPKIQLVLAGGGATDDPEGEEVLKEVREAAGDDKDIHILLLPPDAHITINALQRASDIILQKSLKEGFGLTVTEAMWKGKPVIGGNTGGIRLQIVNHHTGFLVDSPEGAALRIRELLQNPEKMRQIGAKAKEFVRENFLNTRHLREILSLFTILDNRS
- a CDS encoding sucrase ferredoxin; amino-acid sequence: MPIKNKILCTESSLNANEEMFGTATRADIWLLVEYRGHWSGSAFKDSRIPKKVKSHIQKELKSISSSRLQLIKKHDNSDDYLTLFIAVSTEKSPRLYKIKFKDYEELLSIKLKKILKSKDHLSDEKIYAICTNGEYDTCCGKFGMPVYLDVAKGPNGRQIWEVNHIGGHRFASTFVCLPHGLIYGRVTEGQAAEGIIKEYEDGEINIAHYRGRSCYEPFVQAAEFYLRLETGISEITEVSLKSVKKGDKKSNIKFETKSDEMIHKIKIRQQKNAVKVIKSCGDKNSYIPQFKLIDYSKA
- the tilS gene encoding tRNA lysidine(34) synthetase TilS, whose protein sequence is MLSRVTKTLKKYRMLTQGEKVVLGVSGGADSIAMLYVLNELIDYGLELIVAHLNHGIRGEEAKRDADFVKDCSKSLGLTYVYGEVDTLKYKEEHNLSTEDAARTLRYKFFDQVLNKHYATKIATAHTLDDQAETVLMRLIRGSGSKGLSGIPPVSKNIVRPLIETSREEIESYLRSKGAKWVEDSTNKSDEHLRNKMRHDLMPSLVQYNPQIKETLSRTADILRSEDEYISKEANKHFEQVFSRNGDELVGDLRNYSSLEKTLRFSLLRTAMENAYLSLKNISSTHLVSADDFLLSDSTSGEIELPAGNLVVKGYETFLLTSSAELERGFSYQITAEGKWGFPELEVEVSILSTDSLDESDESIAYFDLDAATFPIEVRNFNPGDRFIPLGMRDSKKLQDYFTDIKLPKFMRSRVPLFLSGGEIMWVGGIRIDNRFKVQDKNNKVLRFKLNRPK
- a CDS encoding DUF502 domain-containing protein, with protein sequence MKYLYSFFRNNILTGVLVTIPFALTIAVLYWLGTWIIGLVSAAPNKFIGELLNQQNPLVSQTILFLIGLLGALLIVLIVGAVARNILGRKLLGFGEYIITKIPLARTIYIASKQIIETLMGRGMKNLKRVAMFEYPRKGIYSIGFITGTIEDGKHHNKSGRKVVSIFVPTTPNPTSGYYIMIPEEDVTELPISVEDAFRIIMSAGLATNNSENAIQSNKDT
- a CDS encoding nitroreductase family protein: MEVFECVSTLSSIRSYHDKKVPDDIVMEVIEAGRLAPSAHNDQPWEFILIRDKSILQEMPKYCLSGSFIAQVDFAVVVVTDPSSKWHEIDSTRAVQNMVLTAWSHKLGCCWIGRLEKKGLMEYLDIPKHLNVLTVLPFGYFDERMISSVKFRKDPSQVFHLNAYGTRL
- a CDS encoding ROK family protein — translated: MSKRVIGIDIGGTNLRGALVDENGNILKRMQILSEADEGIRKLVDNLAAFINEISHGHNVGHIGVGIPGIIDSKNGVITQAPNILNVDDFPLREVLDDKLGGVVSVVIENDANSAALGEWWMGAGKQINSMLMITMGTGVGGGIILDNKLWTGSDGMAGEIGHITIYPDGAKCNCGNYGCLESYASATAIRRMVHEGLEDMSQATSLRDDVKGAQVEDIPEIVANAAIAGDNYSLRIWEEVGKALGIGIASLVNLLNVDMIVIGGGVSNAWDLFISTLSEEAHRRGFRAPMKRAQIMRTKLKDDAGILGASYLALQSIDKKD
- a CDS encoding peroxiredoxin — protein: MAQIVKIGDTAPNFALFSDTGEAIELQDFLGKSPVVLFFYPKDNTAVCTKEVCHFRDNIEQFKEIENAEVLGISSDTVESHKQFSDAHSLPFKLLSDPDEDVRKEYGVPKTLGILPGRVTYVIDKDGIVRHIYSSQLNYKAHVNEAISALKSI
- a CDS encoding DUF5752 family protein yields the protein MTSKTENIQPLKIKDCAMLKIATGIRAQNIQELRDAIITIHPGSIFYHFWNRKLRPAFEKPEYYNDFAMWAYNSLHDNKLTERLGLINPLGYDAEDIRKKLIEVLDSHIEENQSYQNSKEGEQFQFTRSEIVVFDTDIVINKPNELPNVFGELSLGSIYYHYIYTNLPSENIYQWLGQNDHKALTIEIIDNLDCYFLTLEEIRSRSAQIFTDFFKGESN
- the argH gene encoding argininosuccinate lyase translates to MGKKAWAGRFKKGTHKVAEKFSASIDFDKRLYKEDIQGSIAHATMLASQKIILKKEADQIIKGLKQIEKEIESGKFPFRQELEDIHLNIERRLIEKIGDIGGKIHTARSRNDQVALDMRLYLREEIDEIIDLIEAICTRLVELSDENIDAVIPLYTHVQRGQPILLSHQLLALFEMLKRDRERYIDCLKRINASPLGAGAGAGTSFPINRKMVARLLGFADITNNSVDSVSDRDFIVEFISASSTLMMHLSRISEEFVLWSSKEFDFLDLGDEFTTGSSIMPQKRNPDMAELIRGKTGRVYGDLVSILTMMKGLP